In Sodalis ligni, a single genomic region encodes these proteins:
- a CDS encoding MgtC/SapB family protein: MNTELLLRIALAGALGALIGVERQLRAKEAGLRTHILVCIGSTMFMIVSKYGFGDILGQHNIALDPSRIAAQVVSGIGFLGAGTIMLNKQFVRGLTTAAGLWVTAAIGLIVGSGLYVIGIFGTIMTLLVLEGIRQLSTRLMGQRYMLMLSLTPASMDMAMQTLRKLRIRVMRSSVTRNENENKDCKLSMEIMLRAKYKPADIYSQLMSIDGVHKIEIR; the protein is encoded by the coding sequence ATGAACACTGAATTACTGCTGCGTATTGCCCTGGCCGGCGCATTGGGAGCGTTGATCGGCGTGGAGCGACAGCTTCGGGCCAAAGAGGCGGGGTTACGTACCCATATATTGGTCTGTATCGGCAGTACGATGTTTATGATCGTCTCCAAATACGGTTTCGGCGATATCCTGGGGCAACATAACATAGCTCTCGACCCCAGCCGGATTGCCGCCCAGGTAGTGAGCGGCATCGGTTTTCTCGGCGCCGGCACCATCATGCTGAACAAGCAATTTGTCCGGGGCCTGACCACGGCGGCGGGCCTGTGGGTCACCGCGGCCATCGGACTGATTGTGGGCAGCGGCCTTTATGTCATCGGCATATTCGGCACCATTATGACGCTGCTGGTGCTGGAAGGCATTCGCCAGCTAAGCACCCGCCTGATGGGGCAGCGCTATATGCTGATGCTGTCGTTAACCCCCGCCAGCATGGATATGGCCATGCAAACCCTGCGTAAGCTTCGCATTCGGGTCATGCGTTCAAGCGTGACCCGCAATGAAAACGAAAACAAGGACTGTAAATTATCCATGGAAATCATGCTGCGTGCCAAATACAAACCCGCGGATATCTACAGCCAGCTCATGTCCATAGACGGCGTTCACAAAATCGAGATCCGCTAA
- a CDS encoding DUF1471 domain-containing protein, with translation MKLLPFLFTAILGGMSFAALASQQIDQAEAAAHQQIGSVSVSGVRGSTDDAVRALARKADEQNAPYYRVIEVANPGNSSAWLGNADIYR, from the coding sequence ATGAAATTGTTACCCTTCCTTTTCACAGCAATATTGGGCGGAATGTCTTTTGCCGCGCTGGCGTCCCAGCAAATAGACCAGGCAGAAGCTGCCGCGCATCAGCAGATAGGCAGCGTCTCCGTCTCAGGCGTGCGGGGTTCTACCGACGACGCCGTGAGGGCGTTGGCCCGTAAAGCCGATGAACAGAACGCGCCTTATTATCGGGTGATTGAGGTAGCGAACCCCGGCAATTCCAGTGCCTGGTTAGGCAATGCTGATATTTATCGGTAA